Genomic DNA from Peribacillus simplex NBRC 15720 = DSM 1321:
GACCGTGTATTTTTGCGGCAGCTCTTAGATTAGCCAATGTTACGGAATGATCTCCCCCGATGCCTATTGGAATGATACCGTTTTTCATCAAGTCAGCCATAGCCTTTTCAATTAACTCATAGCTTCGATGTATATTATGGGGAATCACCGAAACGTCCCCAACATCAATTGCATTACATTCGTCAAACGGAAATACCTTGTGAATGGGATGGTAAGGAAATAACGTCATGGATGCCTGGCGGACAGCCTGTGGAGCAAACCGGGCTCCTACCCTGAATGATGCAGCTGTATCAAAAGGCATACCTATCACTGCCAATTTGGCATTTTCCCTTGAAGAAGGTAAGCGCATAAATGATCCGGTGGTACAAAACTCTGGTTTAACATCAGGGGATAAAGGATATTTCATTTTTCTATTCCTCCATTTTCTTATAACGATAATAGTTTTGAAACTCATATAAATGAATTCCTATGGAAGATTAATTATGCAAATATCATGCCAAGTCACAGTAAGTGATTTAATGAGGGTTTTAACCAGATAACATTGGCTTGGGGTATGCAAAGGCGAATAATTTATGGGAAATTGAATCGCCGCTGAAAGACTTCATTTCTATGAATCAATCATTTGCCGTTAAGAATACAGGAATTAAAAGCACTTTTGGCTTAGTTCGTTTATCGAAGTAAACCGTAATCATATGGCACAGAAATTGCATTAAGGTATACAGGTAAAACTTTTAAAAAAGAGGGAGGCATGGAGATTTATCTAGTTAAGAAATTGAACCCATTTGTTTGAAAGCGGTTTCAAGGAGGAATGATAGGTGGAAAATGAGGTTACATTGAAAAGATCACTGAAATTATGGCAAATCGTTATGATGGGGTTAGCTTATATGACCCCCATGGTCGTATTTGATACATTTGGCATTGTATCTGGGATTACGGGCGGGCATGTGCCGACTGCCTATATATTTGCATTGGTGGGGATGCTTTTTACAGCGGCGAGCTATGGAAAACTTGTAAAGGTTTTTCCTGCTGCAGGTTCTGCCTACACTTATACGCAAAAGGCAATAAACCCACATTTAGGATTCCTTGTAGGATGGTCTTCGTTGTTAGACTATTTGTTTTTACCTATGGTAAATGCATTGTTGACCAAAATTTATCTTACAGCATTATTTCCAGGAGTTCCCACGTGGATTTGGGTCGTATTGTTCGTAGCAATCGTCACCATTCTCAATCTACGGAGTGTCAATGTACTTGCAAACTTTAATGCTCTTTTTGTTTTAATTCAGATTGCCATCATGGCAGTGTTCATCATTCTTGTCGTCAAAGGTTTAAATGATGGAGAAGGTACAGGAGAAGTGTTTACGGTAAAGCCTTTCGTAAATGAAGGAATGGACTTTTCGGCAATAATAACCGGGGCCACGATCCTTTGTTTTTCCTTTTTGGGATTCGATGCGGTAACGACACTATCTGAGGAAACGCCGGATCCGAAAAAAACGATTCCAAAAGCGATATTTTTAACTGCACTTTGGGGTGGAATCATCTTCATTACCGCATCTTTCTTTATTCAGCTCTTTTTTCCGGATATATCCCGTTTTAAGGAACCGGATGCTGCATTACCGGAAATCGCCCTTTATGTAGGTGGGAAGCTATTTCAATCCATTTTTCTTTGTACGACTTTCGTCAATACGCTAGCCTCGGGACTAGCATCGCATGCCAGCGTTTCCCGTCTTTTGTATGTTATGGGACGTGATAAAGTGTTTCCAGAAAAATGGATTGGGTTTATTCACCCTAAGTGGAAGACGCCAGCCATTAATGTACTCATAGTTGGAGTCATTTCATTGTCGGCTTTATTCTTTGATTTAGTGACAGCAACGTCACTGATCAACTTCGGTGCATTAATGGCATTTACCTTTGTAAATCTGTCAGTGATCAGCCATTTTATCATTCGGGAAAAGAAACATCGAACGATAAAAGGGTGTATTCAATACTTAATCATGCCTTTAATTGGAGCTATAGCAATTGGCATTCTTTGGATCAACCTTGAGACAAGTTCCCTAATAATGGGGACAAGTTGGTTCATTATTGGTTTTTGTTATCTATTATATATCACAAAGGCATTCCGGAAGGCTCCGCCCCAATACCAAGTTGAAGAAATTCAGCTATGAGACTTTGCAAGGAAAAAACGCATCCTAATAAGGATGCGTTTTTTTTGTATTTAATCATCACTGTTTACATATGCAAACCTGAATTGCTTATGAATTAATACATATGTCCTGATGATTGTATGTGTGATGTTGATGATTGCAAATGGCGGTATATAGCTAT
This window encodes:
- a CDS encoding APC family permease; the encoded protein is MENEVTLKRSLKLWQIVMMGLAYMTPMVVFDTFGIVSGITGGHVPTAYIFALVGMLFTAASYGKLVKVFPAAGSAYTYTQKAINPHLGFLVGWSSLLDYLFLPMVNALLTKIYLTALFPGVPTWIWVVLFVAIVTILNLRSVNVLANFNALFVLIQIAIMAVFIILVVKGLNDGEGTGEVFTVKPFVNEGMDFSAIITGATILCFSFLGFDAVTTLSEETPDPKKTIPKAIFLTALWGGIIFITASFFIQLFFPDISRFKEPDAALPEIALYVGGKLFQSIFLCTTFVNTLASGLASHASVSRLLYVMGRDKVFPEKWIGFIHPKWKTPAINVLIVGVISLSALFFDLVTATSLINFGALMAFTFVNLSVISHFIIREKKHRTIKGCIQYLIMPLIGAIAIGILWINLETSSLIMGTSWFIIGFCYLLYITKAFRKAPPQYQVEEIQL